The following proteins are co-located in the Hemitrygon akajei chromosome 25, sHemAka1.3, whole genome shotgun sequence genome:
- the LOC140716511 gene encoding uncharacterized protein isoform X1, whose protein sequence is MSHPLMHSKEWPFICSDCGKGFTDLSQLQAHQRVHTRAFTCPVCGKGFAHSSHVLRHQRVHSGEKPFTCSDCGKAFTQSSHLQVHKRVHSGERPFICSVCGKGYTQSSDLMIHQRVHTGERPFTCSVCGKGFTHSSHLIRHLRVHSGEKPFTCSDCGKAFTQSSHLQVHRRVHSGERPFICSVCGKRCTQSSDLMRHQRVHTGERPFTCSECGKGFTRSSHLLAHQAVHTGERPFICSECGVGFTHSSYLISHQRVHTGERPFTCLECGKGFTRSSHLLAHQRVHTGERPFTCSICGKGFTESSHLHAHQRVHTGERPFTCSVCGKAFTHSSQLIRHQRVHSGEKPYTCSDCGKAFNQSSHLQTHQRVHSGERPYICPICGKGFIQSAELLKHQRVHSGEARSPVVNVGRDSLSYTTL, encoded by the coding sequence ATGAGTCACCCCTTAATGCACTCCAAGGAgtggccgttcatctgctcggactgtgggaagggattcactgatttgTCCCAACTGCAGgcgcaccagcgagttcacacaagAGCGTTCACCTGTcccgtgtgtgggaagggattcgctcacTCATCCCATGTACTGAGGCACCAGCGAGTTCactctggggagaagccgttcacctgctcggactgtgggaaggcattcactcagTCGTCCCACCTGCAGGTACACaagcgagttcacagtggggagaggccatttatcTGCTCCGTCTGCGGGAAGGGATACACTCAGTCCTCCGATCTGATGAtacaccagcgggttcacacaggagaaaggccgttcacctgttctgtgtgtgggaagggattcactcactcctcCCACCTGATCAGACACCTGCGTGTTCactctggggagaagccgttcacctgctcagactgtgggaaggcatttacaCAGTCCTCTCACTTGCAAGTACACCGGCGtgttcacagtggagagaggccATTTATCTGCTCCGTTTGTGGGAAGCGATGTACTCAATCTTCTGACCTGATGAGGCACCAGCGGgtgcacactggggagaggccattcacctgctccgaatgtgggaagggattcactcggtcatcccacctgctAGCACACCAggcagttcacactggggagaggccgttcatctgctctgaatgtggggtgggattcactcactcatcctaTCTGATAAgtcaccagcgggttcacactggggagaggccgttcacctgcttagaatgtgggaagggattcactcggtcttcTCACCTACTGGCGCACCAgagagtccacactggggagaggccattcacctgctcgatttgtgggaagggattcacagagTCGTCTCACCTGCACgcgcaccagcgagttcacactggggagaggccattcacctgttccgtgtgtgggaaggcattcactcactcatcccagCTGATAAGGCACCAGCGAGTTCACTCCGGGGAGAAGCCGTACActtgctcagactgcgggaaggcGTTTAATCAGTcctctcacttgcagacccaccagcgagttcacagtggggagagacCATATATCTGCCcaatctgtgggaagggattcatccAATCAGCTGAACTgctgaaacaccagcgagttcatagTGGGGAAGCCCGTTCACctgttgtgaatgtgggaagggattcactcagttacaCCACATTGTGA